Below is a genomic region from Ferribacterium limneticum.
GTCTGCTTCCGTTTCATTCTGGCTGGAGGCTGTTTCCTGCGACCTGGCCTTGTCGGCCACGATGGCATTTTGCAGCGTCGCGATGGCCTCGGGCAACTGTTCGACGGTGATGATTCCACGTGCGTCTTCCGGGCTTTTGCCGAGCAGGGCAAGAATTTCCTTGCCGCTCTTTTCGTGCATGATCAGGTCGGCGTTGGTGGCTGATTTGAAGGTAAAAAGCATGGTGATTATTCCTTTGTGGCTATGTCGTCGCTGTCGCTGACGCGACGCGATAGGTGCATGGTGCTCGTCGCGTTGCCGGAGGTGTCGATGACGACCATGCGGCATTCGCGCGCCTCGGCATCGGGAACGGCCTCGATCCGGATGTTCGTTACCGGGCGATGGGCATTGGCGGCGAGCACGGATTCGCAATGCAGCTTTTTGCTCGAATGGAGTACTTCGTCGACAAAGCGATTGAATTTCTCGGCATGATTGGCTTCCAGGAAGGCTGCAAAGCGATGCCGGCCTTTCTGGGAACCCTTGGTGCCGAGCAACACGGCGCCGGCCAGATTCATGTCGATAATGACGCCGAGCGGATCGAGCGTTATATAGCCGACCGGCGCGAAGTCGTAGATGTCGGCGTACCGTTCGCGCAAATTGTCGGCTTCTTCATAGGCGTGGCGGAGCTCTTCATTGCTCATTTCAAGTTCGATCTGATGCACCTGCAATTCGTGCACCAGTTGGGCGTTGTCCCAGGCTGTTTTCGGCTCCGGATGCGGCGATTGCAGCAAGCGGGCCTCGGCACGATGGCGTACGTTGGCCGGATTGGGGCGAGGGCGGCTGGCGCCCCGAACATCGGATTGCAGGCGGAATATCCGGTCATATTCACTTTTGACGGCGGCGTAGCATTCGCATGCCCGGGCCTCCAGGCCGGGGCGGTCGAGCACCGTGATATGGCCACGGCTGTATTCGATCAGACCGGCGGCCTGCAGCTTTCCGGCGGCTTCGGTGATCGCTTCACGCCGCACGCCGAGCATGTTGGCAATGAGTTCCTGCGTCATGTTCAGCTGGTTGCCGGGGAGCAGGTCGAGGCTGAACAGGAGCCAGCGGCACAACTGCTGTTCGACGGCGTGGAATCGGTTGCAGACGATGCTTTGCGCCATCTGGGTCATCAGGGCCTGGGTGTAGCGCAGCGCCAGGTGCTGCAACTCGCCGCCCTGGTCGAGTTCCCAGCGGACGACTTCGACCTTGAGCCGGTAGGCGGCGCCGGCGCTCTGCACGACCACCCGGTGCGTCGTCGTGTCACCACCCAGGACCAGCGGAATGCCGACCAGTCCATCGTTACCGGTAATGGCCAGCTCTGCCGTGCCGCCTTTTTTTGTGGTGAAGATCAGCGAGACGATGCAGGTAATCGGAAAGTAAATGTAGCCGAGCGTATCGCCGGATTCATATAGAACCTGGCCCAGTTCGAGATGGACAAGATCAAGGTCATCTTGCAGGCGTGAGTATTCATTGGTGGCCAGTGAGCCAAGAATGCGGTTTTGCTTGGGGCTGTATATCAATTCGGATGGCATGGCGCCTCCATTTTTTATCCGCCGGGGACTTCTCGGAAATTTGACGACACAGCTTGCTGGTGCCGATCGGTGTCAGGGGCTTTTGGTATTTCCTCTAACTTGCGGCCGGCTGCATTAGCACCGGTCATTTATCATTTATAAAATCCCTAACCAACTTGCATGATACAGAACAAAACAAAAACGATATGTGCGCTCGCCAACATACCGCCATTTGATTTTCGGCTAGCCTGAAAAGTCCACCATCGACTACAAGGAGAACGACCATGGGCAAGGAAAAACACGGGACGAAGGAAGGCAAGAAGCCGGCTGTCTTGACCCAAAAGGAAAAGAAGGTGGCAAAACAAGTCAAGAAACAGGAGAAAGCCGCGCCTCATCCGCTGATTCCTCGGTGAGTTTGTACTTTTTGCTGAATGAGTCTGGATTTTGGAACGGGTGCCCGCTGTGCCTGTTTGTGCATCAAAGCGTTGTCCATCGGACCACACTACCGTTCGGTAGCCCTCAGACTCGACAGCAAAAGATACCCGCCCGTACGGCCGTTGCCATTGCTGCCTGAAAGGAAAACCGCGTTTGCTTTGAGACTGAGTCCGCCTGGGCAGGCTTATTCGCTCGAAACGGCGCGGCCGTTATCGCCGAGATCGATTTAGCGCAACAAATTCGATGATTCCCCACAGCAGGGAACTGCCAAATGCAAACACGGGGTATGTGATCGTTTTTCGAATTTTTTTGTACATCGTATTTGCCTCGTGCAGGAAATCGGAGTCTGATCAGCCCTACATTGAGCCAGGTTCAACGACTGCCATTTGGTAAGCGCAGTGCACCTTGTCATGAAAACTTCATCATCGGACAAAGGTATTGGCCTCTAACATATCAAGCGATTGTTAAGCAGGCATTTCAGCCACGTTACTTGTGCTTCCTGCCCAATTCCTCTTTCAAGGCGATCAGCAATTGCGCGGTGTAGTCCACTCAGAATTCAATGAATTGCTCGAATTGGAATCCATTATTCGAGATGGCGGAAGCCAGCTGGAGACGCATGTAGCCTGTGAAGTTACGGTCGGCGCAAGGACGTTTCCTGTGCATGTTGTCGCCTTGGGCAATCCGGACCCCGATGTTCCGGTCGTCGGCTTTTTTGGCGGCTTTCACGGACTTGAGCGAATCGGAACCGACGTGGTTCTGGCTTACCTGCGCAGTCTGGTTCGCCGACTGCCCTGGGATAGCGTTTTGCACAGGCAGCTCGAATCGGTTCGCCTGGTCTTCATGCCTATCGTTAACCCCGGCGGAATGTGGCGCGGCACCCGAGCCAATCCAAACGGTGTCGACCTGATGCGTAATGGGCCTCTGGAAGCTACGGAAAAAGTGCCCTTCATGTTTGGTGGGCAGCGCTTCAGTTCCCGTCTGCCCTGGTATCGAGGACCGCTGGCCGGCCAGTTGGAAGCGGAAAACGAAGCGGTCTGCGCGGTGGTCAGAAAAGAGTTCTTTGGGCGAACATTTGGCATCGCAATGGATTGCCATTCGGGATTCGGCGTCAGCGATCGAATCTGGTTTCCCTATGCCCATACCACCCGGCCTATTGCCCATTTGCCCGAGATGCATGCGCTCAAGGCAATATATGATCAGACCCACCCCAATCATCGCTATGTATTCGAGCCACAGAGTTGCCAGTATCTGGCGCATGGTGATTTGTGGGATTACCTTTACCAGCAGGCCAGTTTGCTTCCAGAGACAATTTTCCTCCCGTTGACACTCGAGATGGGCTCCTGGCTGTGGGTCAAGAAAAACCCGAGACAACTATTCTCCCGCCACGGAATTTTCAACCCGCTCATTGAGCACCGGCAGCATAGAGTTTTGCGCCGCCACGTGGCCTGGCTGGACTTTCTGGCGCGCGCCGCCTGCGGTTACCGGCTGTGGATTCCCACTGCGGACAATCGGGAGTTGTATCGCGAGCAGGCGATGCTGCATTGGTATGGGAAGGCATCGTCGTGAGTACCTGGGTCTTGCTGCGTGGACTGACCAGAGAAAGGCGTCATTGGGGAGATTTTCCGGAAATATTGAAACGACAGTGCGGCGATGCAGCGGTATATACGATAGACCTGCCGGGAAATGGCGGCCTCAACGCTCAGGAAAGCCCGCTGCAGGTAAGCGAAATGGCAGAAAGCTGTCGTCACCAACTGCGCGAGTTGGGGATCGCTCCGCCCTATTACGTCGTGGCCATGTCACTCGGCGCCATGGTTGCCGTCGCCTGGGCGACCCGGAATCCTGAGGAAATTGGCGGCTGCGTCCTGATCAACACTAGCCTGCGCCCGTTTAGCCCCTTTCACCATCGCCTCCGGCCACAAAACTATCTGAAGCTGGCCAGTCTGCTCTTGCCCGGATGCGATGCTCATTACCGGGAAAGCGTCATTCTGCAGATCACCAGCAACCGCCCGATCTCCCCGGAAAGATTGTCCGAGTTGACCGATTACGCTCGTCAAAATCCGGTTTCATCGCGCAACGCCCTGCGCCAATTGCTCGCCGCAGTCCGCTACCAGCCGCCTTCAGCAAAACCCTTGGCGCCGGTACTGGTTTTATGCAGCAGACAAGACCGGCTGGTTGATTCTCGTTGTTCCCGAACGCTTGCCGCGCGTTGGCATAGCGCCTTCGCTGAACACCTTTCGGCCGGCCATGATCTGCCACTTGACGACGCGCCCTGGGTTGCCGAGCAAATAGGGCGCTGGCTGCGCGACTCGACACCAACGCGATTGCCGGGGAACCTGTAAATCTTGCCACCTGAACGGCTTCCGCCTCTACCCATTTTGCTGATCAGGAGCATCGCAAGCTTGTGGCGCAAGCAGGCATCGGCGCTGCCAGACTCAGGCCTGGTCGGTCACTTCGAGATCAAAAACATCGATATGGCTCATGTCGCCAAATATCGACGGTTTTTTGATGATCGCGGGCAACAGGTACCACTGACCTATTTCTATCTTTTGGCGCAGCGTGCGCAGATCGCGTTGATGCTGGATGGACGTTTTCCGCATCCCATTCCTGGTCTGATTCATGTCAGCAACAAGATGCGATTTCATGACGTATTTCAGGAGGGCCTACCACTTGAAGTTGAGGTCTCGGTCTCGCCAGTTCTTCGCGCAGACGACGCAAAATCTGTCGCGTTCAGCGTTGAAATGAGCCAAAGCGGACGACGCATTGTTAGCTGCCTCAGCGAATACCGGGTTCCACGAAGCAATCGCCGCAAACCGGCGGGGGAAACCCGGCCCGAAAACTTTCCGGAAACGTTTTTGCAGGAAGGCTGGACCTTCGACAAGTCACTCGGTCGTCGTTACGCCATGATCTCTAGCGACTTCAACCCGATTCACCTGTCGTCATTGCTGGCCCGTGCCTTTGGGTTCAAAAGTGCCATCGCCCACGGCATGTACTCCATCGGACGCGCGGCAGTGAGCATCGAGCACCGTACGGGAAGACCTCTGATTGAAATAAGCGCTCATTTCAGACGGCCAATCCTGCTCGGAACCGAGGCGATTTTTGGTTTTGAATCGACCGCGACGACCCAAGGTGATTTCGGCGTAATGTTGGCGCCGGACCGGCAATTGGCAATCAACGGTTCCTGGTCTGTTTGCTAGTGTGTTGCATTGACCGGTTGAAACCGCAGCGCGAAGTACTCAGTCGCAAAAATACGAAGCAGGCCTTCAATTCTCGCCTTCGCGCGTCGGCCAGAGCGGTGCCTTATGCCGACGCGCATTTCCTCACCGTAGCGATTCAAAAAATCGTCATTTCAAATTTCGCCCAATTTTCCGGTTGACCGTGGGATTGGCTGAGCGGCGGGTCAGGCGGACGGTACTGGCGTTTTTTCTTTCTGCGTCAGGCGCCGGCTTTCCTTGGGGTCGCGAAAAATCAGTGGTTGCGCCTGGCGAACCGGGTTTTCAGCATTTTCCAGCGCGCTGCTGACGATTTCATGGTGCGGGCTTTTCGGGCAGACCGGGTCGGCCGCGTCGGCATCGCCGGCCAGCAGGTAGGCCTGGCAGCGGCAGCCGCCGAGGTCTTCTTCTTTTTTGTCGCAGTCGCGGCAGGGCTGTTTCATCCAGCCGGTGCCGCGGTAGTGGTTGAAGCCTTCGGACTCGTGCCAGATCTCGCGCAGGCTGCTGTCGCGGACGTTGGGGAAACTCAGGCCGGGCAGCATGCGGGCGGTGTGGCAGGGCAGGGCGGTGCCGTCCGGCGTTACGGTGAGGAAGACGTTGCCCCAGCCGTTCATGCATTTCTTGGGTTTGCCTTCGTGATAATCGGGAACGACGAAAAGGATGCGCATGCGTTCGGCCAGCTTTTCCTTCCATTCGTTGGTGATGGCTTCGGCGCGGCGCAGTTGCTCGCGCGACGGCATGAGCTGGTCGCGGTTGAGCAGCGCCCAGGAGTAATACTGGGCGTTGGCCAGTTCGAGGTATTCGGCGCCGAGGGCGTCGGCCATTTCGATAATGCGGCCGATATGGTCGATGTTGAGGCGATGGATGACGACGTTCATGACCATCGGCCAGCCGCGCGCCTTGATCATTTCGCCGACCTTCTGCTTGAGGTCGAAGGTGCGCGTGTGGGTCAGGAAATCGTTGACCTCTTTGGTCGAATCCTGGAAGGACAGCTGGATGTGGTCGAGGCCGGCCGCCTTGAAGGCGTCGAGGCGGGCTTCGGTGAGGCCGACGCCGGAGGTGATCAGGTTGGTGTAGTAGCCGAGCTGGCGGGCTTCGCCGATGAGTATCTCTAAATCGTCGCGCAGCAGCGGTTCGCCGCCGGAAAAACCGCATTGCACGGCGCCCAGTTCGCGCCCTTCGCGCAGCACGCGCAGCCAGTCTTCGGTGCTCAGCTCGGTCTCGTGTTTGGCGAAATCGACCGGGTTGTAGCAAAACACACAGTGCAGCGGGCAGCGGTAGGTGACTTCGGCCAACAGCCACATCGGCGGGCCGATTTTGGCCGGGGCGTTCATGCCTTGGCTCCGCTATCGAGGCGCAGCCAGCGTTTTTCGATGGCCATGGCGAGAAACGCCTCGACGTCGCCGCGCAAGCCGCTGGCCGAAAAGGCCGCTTCAAGATCGGCGACGATGGCCGCGATGTCGCGCTGGCCGTCGCAGCGGGCGAGGATTTCGCCGCCGCTCTGGTTGAGCTTGATCATCCCTTCCGGGTAGAGCAGGACGTGGCATTGCTGCGCCGGCTCCCACTGGAAGCGGAAGCCGTGGCCGAGGCGCGGCGTGCCGTCCATCAGGCAACTTTCCGTTCGGCGGTGACACCGTTGGTACCGTAGTGCTGGCCCATGACGTCGTTCATCGACCACAGGATGTCGAGCTTGAACTTGAGGATCTGCACGGCGCGTTCCTGCATGGCGCGGGTGCGGAAGTAGTCGAGCGTGACATTGAGGCCCTGGATCACGTCACGCGGTGCCTGGCTGGTGCGGTTGCGGAAATATTGCAGGCCGGACGACTCGATCCACGGGTAGTGGCCGGGCCAGGTGGCCAGGCGCTGCAGGTGGATGACCGGGGCGAACAGTTCGGTCAGCGACGAGCAGACAGCCTCCTGCCACGGGGCGCGACGGGCGAAGTTGATGTAGGCGTCGACGGCGAAGCGGACGCCGGGCAGGACGTGGCGCAGATCCACGATTTCCTCGCGGGTCAGGCCGACGGATTCGCCGAGGCGGATCCAGGCTTCGATGCCGCCGGCGTCGACCATCTTTTCGCCATTCGGCAGGCCGTATTCGAAGCCGTCATGGTCGAGGATGCGCTGCACCCAGCCGCGGCGCACTTCGCGGTCCGGGCAGTTGGCCATGATCGCCGCATCCTTCACCGGAATGGCGATCTGGTAGTAGTAGCGGTTGGCCACCCAGCCGCGAATCTGCTCGGGCGTGGCGTGGCCGGTGTTGAGCATGACGTTGAACGGGTGGTGGATGTGATAGGCCTTGCCGTTCTCGCGCAACTGCGCTTCGAACTCCTCGCGGCTCCAGGCCGGGCGGCCATCGTCGGCGTCGTGGGATTCGGCAAGGATGTCGGCTCGGATCATGGTTGTCTCTCTTTGTTAGATGGTGATGCGGGTGCCGTCTTCGGCAACCTCGATGCCGCGCCGGGTCAGTTCGGCGCGCTGCGGCGAGTTTTCGTCGAGGATGGGATTGGTGTTGTTGATGTGGATGAGGATCTTGCGCACGCGTTTCGGCAGCTCGTCCAGCCAGTCCATCATGCCGCCGGGGCCGGATTGCGGCAGGTGGCCGATGTCGCGGGCGGTCTTGGTGGACAGGCCGGCGACGATCATTTCGTCGTCCGTCCAGAAGGTGCCGTCGACCATCACGCAGTCGGCTTCGGCCATGCGGGCGAAGACTTCCGGCGTGCGGGCGCCGAGGCCCGGGGCGTAGAACAGCTTGTGGCCGCTGCGCTGGTCGGTGATGCTGACGCCGACGTTGTCACCATCGACCGAGGCTTCGCGGTGCGGCGAGTAGGGCGCCGCCTTGCTGGACAGCGGCAGCACGGAGAATTCGAGGCCGGGTACCTTGGGCATGGCGAAGGGCGTGCCGTCGAGCGGGATGTCGTGGCGGTCGACACCGCAGTAGTGTTCCAGCACCTTGAGCACCGGGTTGCCGGTGGTCAGGTCTTCGTAGACCGGCTCGGCGCACCACAGCGGCATCTTCGATTTCTGCTCGCGCAGCATGAAGAGGCCGGTGGCGTGGTCGATCTGGCCGTCGACGAGGAGGATGCCGCCGATGCCGGTGTCGCGCAGGGCGCGGTTCGGCTGCAGTTCGGGGGTGGCCTTGATCTGCTGCAGGACGTCGGGCGAGGCGTTGAGCAGGGTCCAGTCCTGGCCGTCGTCGGTGCTGACGCAGATCGATGATTGGGTGCGCGGTTTGGCGCGGACGCTGCCGTCGCGGATGCCGGCGCAATTGCGGCAGTTGCAGTTCCACTGCGGGAAGCCGCCGCCGGCCGAGGCGCCGAGAATGATCAGTTTCATGATTGATTGGAACCGTCATCGCCAGCCGAAGCCGCGATGACGGCGCTTCCCTTAGCGGGCGGCGATGTACATCGTGATTTCGAAGCCGAAGCGGAAGTCACAAGCGGTCGGGGTTTCCCATTTCATTAGATAGTCTCCGTTATGGATTGAAAGTCCGGCGGCACTTGCTGCCGGTTGTCCGCCGTTTTCAGCGATGCGGCGGACTGGAATGAACTATCGCAAGGGGGGTTATTTGGCGCTCGGCGGGAATCATGAATTGCCCCTCATGATTTTCATGAGATTCTTGTGGCGCCTGTCTGGCGGGAGTTGGTGATGGTTAGAATGGCCAGCATGTCTGCCGCTTCCACCGCCTTGCATTCCACTGTTCAGTCGTTCGCTAGCGGCTGGCTGCCGGTCTCCGGTGGTCATCGTCTTTACTATGAGCAGCGTGGCGTGCCGGCGGGGATTCCCGTGCTGATCCTGCACGGAGGGCCCGGTTCCGGCTGTTCGCCGCTGATGGCTGGCTTCTTCGATCCCGAGCGCTATCGCGTCATCCTGCTCGACCAGCGCGGCGCCGGTAAAAGCCTGCCGGCAGGCTGTTGCGAGGAAAACACGACGCCCGCGCTGATCGACGACATCGAGGTTTTGCGCCGGCATCTGGGCATCGACCGCTGGCTGGTGATGGGCGGTTCGTGGGGCGCCACCCTCGGCATTTTGTATGCTGCAGCGCATCCCGGGCAGCTCAGCGGTCTGCTGCTGCGTAACCCTTTCCTGGCGCGGGCGGCCGATCTTGAGTGGTTCTTCGGCGGCGCCCATCAGCACCATCCCGAAGCGTGGCAGCACTGGGCGGCGCTTGGCGCGCCGGAAGCGCCGGGCGCCATGCTGCCCTGGCTGGCTGAGTGCTTCCGCAGCGGGCCGCCATCAGCGTTGGCGGATCACGTCACCGCCTGGCATGTCTGGGAATGCGCCCTGGCCAGAACGCCGAGCCGGGCCTTGAGTCCGGCCGATATCGATGCTTTGCACCTGCGCTATCGCCTGCAACTGCATTATTTTCGCCACGCCTGCTTCATCGCGGAAGGCGGCGTGCTGGCCGCCGCCGAGCGCATCGCGACGGTGAGTATGCCAATCCACGTTGTGCAGGGCCTGGCCGATCACGTTTGTCCGGCCAGTGCGACGGCCGTGTTGCTGAAGAAACTGCCGAACGCCGGCTGCACCTGGGTGGAGGGAGTCGGGCACGACCCCTATGCTCCGGCAATGCAGGCGGCGACGCTTGGGCTGGTCGAATCCTTTGCCGCGCTTGGGCGGTTTGCACCCTGATCCTGGATTCGGACAAATTTCTCGTCGTCGATCTTGAAAAATGGCCTTGCTGTCATCATATCGGAGCAATGTATGCCTCTCGGAAACGGGGGGCATTTGGTTGTCGTCGCCTTGATTCAACTGGAGGCAGTACCTTGAAAAACTTGCTCTCGATCTTGCTGTTGTCCGGTGCGGCTTGCGCCTTTGCTGACACGAATCCCCGCCTGCTCGAACTGAAGGCTGAATACAGTCAGTTGCATGAGGAACAGCAATCGATGT
It encodes:
- a CDS encoding M14 family zinc carboxypeptidase, giving the protein MRGVVHSEFNELLELESIIRDGGSQLETHVACEVTVGARTFPVHVVALGNPDPDVPVVGFFGGFHGLERIGTDVVLAYLRSLVRRLPWDSVLHRQLESVRLVFMPIVNPGGMWRGTRANPNGVDLMRNGPLEATEKVPFMFGGQRFSSRLPWYRGPLAGQLEAENEAVCAVVRKEFFGRTFGIAMDCHSGFGVSDRIWFPYAHTTRPIAHLPEMHALKAIYDQTHPNHRYVFEPQSCQYLAHGDLWDYLYQQASLLPETIFLPLTLEMGSWLWVKKNPRQLFSRHGIFNPLIEHRQHRVLRRHVAWLDFLARAACGYRLWIPTADNRELYREQAMLHWYGKASS
- the pqqB gene encoding pyrroloquinoline quinone biosynthesis protein PqqB, with the protein product MKLIILGASAGGGFPQWNCNCRNCAGIRDGSVRAKPRTQSSICVSTDDGQDWTLLNASPDVLQQIKATPELQPNRALRDTGIGGILLVDGQIDHATGLFMLREQKSKMPLWCAEPVYEDLTTGNPVLKVLEHYCGVDRHDIPLDGTPFAMPKVPGLEFSVLPLSSKAAPYSPHREASVDGDNVGVSITDQRSGHKLFYAPGLGARTPEVFARMAEADCVMVDGTFWTDDEMIVAGLSTKTARDIGHLPQSGPGGMMDWLDELPKRVRKILIHINNTNPILDENSPQRAELTRRGIEVAEDGTRITI
- a CDS encoding DUF1840 domain-containing protein, whose translation is MLFTFKSATNADLIMHEKSGKEILALLGKSPEDARGIITVEQLPEAIATLQNAIVADKARSQETASSQNETEADDEPPVSLSQRAAPFSEMLERAVKAGEPVVWGV
- the pqqE gene encoding pyrroloquinoline quinone biosynthesis protein PqqE yields the protein MNAPAKIGPPMWLLAEVTYRCPLHCVFCYNPVDFAKHETELSTEDWLRVLREGRELGAVQCGFSGGEPLLRDDLEILIGEARQLGYYTNLITSGVGLTEARLDAFKAAGLDHIQLSFQDSTKEVNDFLTHTRTFDLKQKVGEMIKARGWPMVMNVVIHRLNIDHIGRIIEMADALGAEYLELANAQYYSWALLNRDQLMPSREQLRRAEAITNEWKEKLAERMRILFVVPDYHEGKPKKCMNGWGNVFLTVTPDGTALPCHTARMLPGLSFPNVRDSSLREIWHESEGFNHYRGTGWMKQPCRDCDKKEEDLGGCRCQAYLLAGDADAADPVCPKSPHHEIVSSALENAENPVRQAQPLIFRDPKESRRLTQKEKTPVPSA
- a CDS encoding MaoC family dehydratase, coding for MWRKQASALPDSGLVGHFEIKNIDMAHVAKYRRFFDDRGQQVPLTYFYLLAQRAQIALMLDGRFPHPIPGLIHVSNKMRFHDVFQEGLPLEVEVSVSPVLRADDAKSVAFSVEMSQSGRRIVSCLSEYRVPRSNRRKPAGETRPENFPETFLQEGWTFDKSLGRRYAMISSDFNPIHLSSLLARAFGFKSAIAHGMYSIGRAAVSIEHRTGRPLIEISAHFRRPILLGTEAIFGFESTATTQGDFGVMLAPDRQLAINGSWSVC
- the pqqD gene encoding pyrroloquinoline quinone biosynthesis peptide chaperone PqqD, which translates into the protein MDGTPRLGHGFRFQWEPAQQCHVLLYPEGMIKLNQSGGEILARCDGQRDIAAIVADLEAAFSASGLRGDVEAFLAMAIEKRWLRLDSGAKA
- a CDS encoding alpha/beta fold hydrolase, with translation MSAASTALHSTVQSFASGWLPVSGGHRLYYEQRGVPAGIPVLILHGGPGSGCSPLMAGFFDPERYRVILLDQRGAGKSLPAGCCEENTTPALIDDIEVLRRHLGIDRWLVMGGSWGATLGILYAAAHPGQLSGLLLRNPFLARAADLEWFFGGAHQHHPEAWQHWAALGAPEAPGAMLPWLAECFRSGPPSALADHVTAWHVWECALARTPSRALSPADIDALHLRYRLQLHYFRHACFIAEGGVLAAAERIATVSMPIHVVQGLADHVCPASATAVLLKKLPNAGCTWVEGVGHDPYAPAMQAATLGLVESFAALGRFAP
- a CDS encoding alpha/beta fold hydrolase, which encodes MKRQCGDAAVYTIDLPGNGGLNAQESPLQVSEMAESCRHQLRELGIAPPYYVVAMSLGAMVAVAWATRNPEEIGGCVLINTSLRPFSPFHHRLRPQNYLKLASLLLPGCDAHYRESVILQITSNRPISPERLSELTDYARQNPVSSRNALRQLLAAVRYQPPSAKPLAPVLVLCSRQDRLVDSRCSRTLAARWHSAFAEHLSAGHDLPLDDAPWVAEQIGRWLRDSTPTRLPGNL
- the pqqA gene encoding pyrroloquinoline quinone precursor peptide PqqA translates to MKWETPTACDFRFGFEITMYIAAR
- a CDS encoding helix-turn-helix domain-containing protein → MPSELIYSPKQNRILGSLATNEYSRLQDDLDLVHLELGQVLYESGDTLGYIYFPITCIVSLIFTTKKGGTAELAITGNDGLVGIPLVLGGDTTTHRVVVQSAGAAYRLKVEVVRWELDQGGELQHLALRYTQALMTQMAQSIVCNRFHAVEQQLCRWLLFSLDLLPGNQLNMTQELIANMLGVRREAITEAAGKLQAAGLIEYSRGHITVLDRPGLEARACECYAAVKSEYDRIFRLQSDVRGASRPRPNPANVRHRAEARLLQSPHPEPKTAWDNAQLVHELQVHQIELEMSNEELRHAYEEADNLRERYADIYDFAPVGYITLDPLGVIIDMNLAGAVLLGTKGSQKGRHRFAAFLEANHAEKFNRFVDEVLHSSKKLHCESVLAANAHRPVTNIRIEAVPDAEARECRMVVIDTSGNATSTMHLSRRVSDSDDIATKE
- the pqqC gene encoding pyrroloquinoline-quinone synthase PqqC; the protein is MIRADILAESHDADDGRPAWSREEFEAQLRENGKAYHIHHPFNVMLNTGHATPEQIRGWVANRYYYQIAIPVKDAAIMANCPDREVRRGWVQRILDHDGFEYGLPNGEKMVDAGGIEAWIRLGESVGLTREEIVDLRHVLPGVRFAVDAYINFARRAPWQEAVCSSLTELFAPVIHLQRLATWPGHYPWIESSGLQYFRNRTSQAPRDVIQGLNVTLDYFRTRAMQERAVQILKFKLDILWSMNDVMGQHYGTNGVTAERKVA